In the Limanda limanda chromosome 1, fLimLim1.1, whole genome shotgun sequence genome, one interval contains:
- the pomk gene encoding protein O-mannose kinase: MGRSSSSALSHGAPVAAVCLAALLVSNVLISLYLESVYQTDELLAPSGGGCLPRHFKMVLMKNCTPWLTCPQIRAEVRRLKLIGQGAVKKVFLAEWRTQKVALSHLSSLDYLEDFLHGLSMLQALQGPLVVQLVGFCPEDHTLVTEYQPLGSLLDLDAVFAQEQHRQHNTWQTRLRLATDYVSVLHFLHAGPAGRRVMCDSNSLEKTLSQLLLTSDFHLVVNDLDALPEVDRSRGSLVRCGHRELTGDFVAPEQLWPFADEGTPFSDELMPGYDEKTDIWKIPDVTWSLMGRVPGGDLVHFHLFQIHEQCKQRDPRLRPSAQEVLTVYRSVHSSMVREAAGVRDML, from the exons ATGGGACGCAGCAGTAGCTCCGCCCTCTCCCACGGCGCTCCAGTGGCGGCCGTGTGCCTCGCTGCCTTGCTCGTGAGCAACGTCTTGATCTCCCTCTACCTGGAGTCAGTGTATCAGACCGATGAGCTGCTGGCGCCCTCTGGTGGAGGCTGCTTGCCTCGACACTTTAAGATGGTGCTGATGAAGAACTGCACGCCGTGGCTCACGTGTCCACAGATCAGAGCAGAGGTCCGCAGGCTGAAGCTGATTGGCCAGGGAGCCGTGAAGAAG GTCTTTCTGGCTGAGTGGAGAACCCAGAAGGTGGCGCTGTCCCACCTGTCCTCTCTGGACTACCTGGAGGATTTCCTCCACGGCCTGTCCATGCTCCAGGCTCTGCagggccccctggtggtgcAGCTGGTGGGGTTTTGCCCTGAAGACCACACCCTGGTCACAGAGTACCAGCCGCTCGGCTCCTTGCTCGACTTGGACGCTGTTTTTGCACAAGAGCAGCACCGGCAACACAACACGTGGCAGACACGCCTGAGGCTGGCCACGGACTACGTCTCcgtcctccacttcctccacgcCGGCCCGGCCGGGCGGCGGGTCATGTGCGACTCCAACAGCCTGGAGAAGACGCtctcccagctgctgctgaccAGCGACTTCCACCTGGTGGTCAACGACCTGGACGCACTGCCGGAGGTggaccggtcccgaggctcgcTGGTGAGGTGTGGCCACCGGGAGCTCACCGGGGACTTCGTGGCTCCGGAGCAGCTTTGGCCCTTCGCGGACGAGGGGACGCCATTTTCAGACGAGCTCATGCCCGGCTACGACGAGAAGACGGATATCTGGAAGATCCCTGACGTGACGTGGTCCCTGATGGGGAGAGTTCCCGGAGGAGATCTAGTCCACTTCCATCTGTTTCAGATCCACGAGCAGTGTAAGCAGAGGGACCCCCGGCTGCGGCCTTCAGCCCAGGAGGTTCTCACGGTTTACAGATCCGTCCACAGCAGCATGGTCCGAGAAGCTGCTGGAGTCCGAGACATGCTGTAG